Part of the Halalkalibacter krulwichiae genome is shown below.
ACCTTGTAAAATAAAATCGAATATAAGCAAAAAACCTCTTTTTATCTAAAAAGAGGTTTTTTGTCTTGCAATTGATCTCAATGCTGAAATTATAAATTTTTTTTATTAGATTCAATAAGTTAATTGTATTTCACTTATTAAATTCGTTCCTGTAACATTCTATTTAGTAAAGAATAGTTAATCAACATTAGCACAGTGCAAATCATTAATAGGGGGAGAAAAAATGATATTTAAAAGAAAACAATTTTTCTTAGTAATTTTGTTAGCGGTTACATTTGTATTATCAGCTTGTACATCAAATGAGTCTGGAGGTAGAGATAGTGATGTTTTCTATCAGGGACAGAATATTGAAATGTTAGTGCCGTTTGGTGCTGGCGGAGGGACGGATGTATTCGCGAGATTTTTAGCACCCTATATAAGCGAACATATTGAAGGGAATCCAACTGTGCAACCTCTAAATGTCCCGGGCGGTGGAAGTATAACAGGTACGAATGAATTTTACAGATCAAAAGAAGCTAATGGGTTTAACATCCTAGCTACAAGTGGATCGACACACACGCCTTATTTATTAAAAGAAAGTGCCGTTCAATACGACTTAGCAAAATTAACACCAATAATAGGATTTGCTTCTGGAGGGGTCGTTTATACAACTCCAGAACTGAAAGAGAATTTACAGAATGAACAACTTGTTTATGCGGGAATTAGTGCAACGGGCCTTGACTTATTATCACTTTTGGCTTTTGAAGTACTAGAGTTAGACGTTCAGTCTGTATTGGGGTATGAGGGGCGTGGCCCTTCTCGAGTAGCGTTTGAGCAAGGAGAATCAACGATCGATTACCAAACTTCTTCTGCATACCTTACAAATGTTGAACCATTGGTAGATGAAGGGATGGCAGCACCATTATTTTCTTTTGGCCAACTAAGTAATGGGGAGATTGTTCGTGATCCAGTATTCCCTGAACTACCGAGTATTAAAGAATATTATGAAGAATTATATGGGAAAGAGCCGTCAGGTCCTGCTTGGGAATCATATAAAACATTCGTTGGATCTGCTTTTACTCTTCAGAAGATGATTTTTACACATGAGGATGCACCTCAAGAAGCGATTGATGCACTAGTTACGGGTTTTACAAACCTAATGGATGATGAATCATTTTTCATAGATGGTGAGGAAGTATTGGGTGGATATGAACCATACCTTGGTGAGGAATTAGATAGCGTCTTTGAAGATAGTTTTGTAAATGTTTCAGAAGAAAATATTGATTGGGTTATCAATTTCCTTAAAGAAAATTATGGTGTGACGATTGAGTAAGCGTTAATTTTTAAAGGTTCTGATCTCTATCAGAAATGGTTAAAAGGGATTAGAGCCTCTTCTTTTAAGGATAATGAGAAGGGAGGCGATGGAGTGTTAGAAGCGGCACATGAAGCATTACTCATGATATTAGATCCAAATAGGTTAGTGTTTATGTTTTTAGGGATTGCTATCGGGTTAACTCTAGGAATTATGCCTGGGTTGAGTGGAACGGTTGGGATGGCGATTTTACTACCGTTTGTTTACGGTATGGATCCCTTTACAGGAATGGCTTTATTGATAGGAATGGCGGCTGTCTTGCATACTGGTGATACGTTTCCATCGGTCCTTTTAGGAGTGCCGGGTTCATCAGGATCACAGGCAACGATAATGGATGGGCATCCGATGGCTCAAAAGGGTGAATCGTCAAAAGCACTAGGTGCGGCATTCTTCGCATCTATGATTGGTGGAGTAATTGGAGGCGTTGCTCTTTTCTTATCCATTCCAATCGTCCGGCCACTCGTTTTGGCATTTGGTTCCCCTGAATTATTTATGCTCTCACTACTTGGTCTGAGTATGGTAGGTGTATTGGCAGGAAAGTTTCCAATTCGAGGTGTCATTGCCGGGATTATTGGTTTAATGCTAGGAAGCATAGGGAGTGCACCTTCTACTCCGGAATATAGATATACCTTCGATAGTTTGTACTTAAGTAGTGGGATTCCGCTAGCTGTATTTGCTCTCGCGCTGTTTGCCTTTCCGGTAATTATTGATCTTCTTGCCGAAGATCGAAGTATTTCAAAAAAGCCCGAGATTAAAGGCCGTTGGTTTAGTGGAATGGTAGAAACGATAAAGCACAAATGGCTTGTTTTTAGAAGTGCGGTTTTAGGAGCTATTTTAGGATTTATACCGGGTATCGGCGGTAGTGTAGTAGATTGGGTCTCATATGGAATAGCTAAACAAACGGTGAAAAATAATGAGAGTTTTGGCAAAGGTGATATTCGAGGAGTTATTGCTCCTGAAAGTTCAAATAATGCAAAAGAGGGTGGAGCTTTAATTCCGACATTGATGTTTGGGATTCCTGGAAGTGGAACAACAGCTATTCTTCTAGGGGATTAACATTAATGGGATTGCAGGCCGGACCGAGATTAGTGACTACTGAATTATCATTGACTTTATCTATAGTTTGGACATTGATTATCGCAAATGTCATAGGGGCGGCACTTTGTATTCTCTTGATCAAACCAATATCAAAGCTGAGTTTTATACAAGCGAATAAATTGATGCCATTTTTACTTATTATCATTTTACTAGGAGCCTATCAGAGTACAACAAACTGGGGCGATTTAATCTTATTTGTTGTAATTGGGCTATTGGGCTGGATTATGAGCCGTTTAGATTGGCCAAGAGCTCCTATGTTAATTGGTTTCGTCTTGGCTGCTTCAACAGAGAGGTATTTATGGATTTCGATGACGAGATATGACCTTGACTGGATTACAAGACCTGGTGTTATCATCATCGGATTAATTATTCTTTTTGTATTAGTGGGTGGAATTATTATGAATTCTAGAGAGAGAAATAAAAAAGAGGAGGTAGAATTAGGAGATGGGACTAACACGTTCAAAAATTAATGTTATCTTCTTAGGCTTTATGCTCGTTGTTTTTATCTGGGCTTTT
Proteins encoded:
- a CDS encoding Bug family tripartite tricarboxylate transporter substrate binding protein; translated protein: MIFKRKQFFLVILLAVTFVLSACTSNESGGRDSDVFYQGQNIEMLVPFGAGGGTDVFARFLAPYISEHIEGNPTVQPLNVPGGGSITGTNEFYRSKEANGFNILATSGSTHTPYLLKESAVQYDLAKLTPIIGFASGGVVYTTPELKENLQNEQLVYAGISATGLDLLSLLAFEVLELDVQSVLGYEGRGPSRVAFEQGESTIDYQTSSAYLTNVEPLVDEGMAAPLFSFGQLSNGEIVRDPVFPELPSIKEYYEELYGKEPSGPAWESYKTFVGSAFTLQKMIFTHEDAPQEAIDALVTGFTNLMDDESFFIDGEEVLGGYEPYLGEELDSVFEDSFVNVSEENIDWVINFLKENYGVTIE